In Streptomyces thermolilacinus SPC6, a single genomic region encodes these proteins:
- a CDS encoding alpha/beta fold hydrolase: MQENERGTEKDRFAGVERMVPAGELQLWTEEFGDPDDPAVLLVMGAGAQGVQWNDGFVRRLVAGGRRVIRYDHRDAGRSSTVDFATRPYTVADMAADALAVLDGLGVERAHFVGASLGGVIAQRLAATHPDRMLTLTALASTPLGTDMADIVSRAMTGQPSLPGQLPPPTPELLALLASAPPRATSLEGHIASRMPLWRLLHGPELPFDEEEYRAMETRVYERARDLSAALNHTLAGAAGFGAAEVLAGVAVPVLVLHGTADPMFPFAHGEALAAAIPGARLVPLPGMGHTLPSLLDGRLAEEVLRHTK; encoded by the coding sequence ATGCAGGAAAATGAGCGCGGGACCGAGAAGGACCGCTTCGCGGGGGTCGAGCGCATGGTGCCGGCCGGGGAACTCCAGCTCTGGACCGAGGAGTTCGGCGACCCGGACGACCCGGCGGTACTGCTCGTGATGGGCGCCGGCGCCCAGGGCGTGCAGTGGAACGACGGGTTCGTACGGAGGCTCGTCGCAGGTGGCCGCCGCGTCATCCGCTACGACCACCGGGACGCGGGCCGCTCCTCCACCGTCGACTTCGCCACCCGTCCGTACACGGTCGCCGACATGGCTGCCGACGCGCTCGCCGTGCTCGACGGCCTCGGCGTCGAACGGGCCCACTTCGTCGGCGCCTCCCTCGGCGGTGTCATCGCGCAGCGGCTCGCCGCGACCCACCCCGACCGGATGCTGACCCTCACCGCCCTCGCCTCGACGCCGCTCGGCACCGACATGGCCGACATCGTAAGCCGCGCGATGACCGGCCAGCCGTCCCTCCCGGGCCAACTGCCGCCGCCCACCCCCGAACTGCTCGCCCTGCTCGCCTCGGCGCCGCCGCGCGCCACGAGCCTGGAGGGGCACATCGCCTCGCGGATGCCCCTGTGGCGCCTTCTCCACGGGCCCGAACTGCCCTTCGACGAGGAGGAGTACCGGGCGATGGAGACGCGCGTGTACGAGCGGGCGCGTGACCTGTCCGCCGCCCTCAACCACACGCTCGCCGGGGCGGCCGGTTTCGGTGCCGCCGAGGTACTGGCCGGTGTGGCGGTACCGGTCCTCGTGCTCCACGGCACGGCCGACCCGATGTTCCCCTTCGCGCACGGCGAGGCCCTGGCCGCCGCGATACCCGGCGCCCGGCTCGTCCCCCTGCCGGGCATGGGCCACACCCTCCCGTCCCTCCTGGACGGCCGACTGGCCGAGGAAGTCCTGCGGCACACGAAGTGA
- a CDS encoding class I SAM-dependent methyltransferase — MTADDTEETRPGAVPSAVRAVYGPDDLSSAPVFRGGFINFGYWDGIRPDGPLTVEDRVRSERQLYRRVLDALGPDGNGRRRGRALEVGCGLGVGCALALEEYPYDSVTGMDIHPDQLDRARRANAALLAGTPWRLRLVRGAAERMPFDDAEFDQVYSVEAAQHFRDLEAFARGCARVLRPGGRAAVASFFVPGDETRPEAARELAVRLDSFASGLDVARPVGALTGALAAAGLADVRAVSLGASVWPGLDRYLEGLHLGVSWPRDFLRSYRDGLLDYYLVTADRPTDQRN; from the coding sequence ATGACGGCTGACGACACGGAGGAGACCCGGCCGGGGGCCGTCCCTTCGGCGGTGCGCGCGGTGTACGGGCCGGACGACCTCAGCTCGGCGCCCGTGTTCCGGGGCGGATTCATCAACTTCGGCTACTGGGACGGCATCCGTCCGGACGGCCCGCTCACCGTCGAGGACCGGGTGCGCAGCGAACGGCAGTTGTACCGGCGGGTCCTGGACGCGCTGGGACCCGACGGGAACGGGCGGCGGCGGGGCCGGGCACTGGAGGTGGGGTGCGGGCTGGGCGTCGGCTGCGCGCTGGCCCTGGAGGAGTACCCGTACGACTCGGTGACCGGGATGGACATCCACCCGGACCAACTGGACCGGGCCCGCCGTGCCAACGCCGCGCTGCTCGCGGGGACACCCTGGCGACTGCGGCTGGTGCGGGGCGCGGCCGAGCGGATGCCGTTCGATGACGCCGAGTTCGACCAGGTGTACTCGGTGGAGGCCGCCCAGCACTTCCGCGACCTGGAGGCGTTCGCGCGCGGGTGCGCCCGCGTGCTGCGGCCCGGCGGCCGTGCGGCGGTGGCGTCGTTCTTCGTACCGGGCGACGAGACGCGCCCGGAGGCGGCGCGGGAGCTGGCCGTACGGCTCGACAGCTTCGCGTCCGGTCTCGACGTGGCTCGCCCGGTGGGGGCGCTGACCGGCGCGCTGGCGGCCGCGGGACTGGCGGACGTACGGGCGGTGTCGCTCGGAGCGTCCGTGTGGCCGGGTCTCGACCGGTACCTGGAGGGCCTCCACCTGGGCGTGTCCTGGCCGCGCGACTTCCTCCGCTCGTACCGTGACGGCCTCCTCGACTACTACCTGGTGACGGCCGACCGCCCTACGGATCAACGCAACTGA
- a CDS encoding TetR/AcrR family transcriptional regulator, with amino-acid sequence MAGVKGQVQRRGVERRRAMVDAAIALFARNGVRGTGVAAVAERAGVTASALIHHFGSKDGLLRAVLEEADRRALERLSATPAARPTVREAFDWLVRDVEHTAAAERELAALHTTLTAENLEPGAALHIWFRDRNRALRARLAEVFRRAVADGSARADLPVEILAAEAAAFLEGVRLLWLLDPERVDPAAVSRGYFDALAARVEGTAPGG; translated from the coding sequence ATGGCAGGGGTCAAGGGACAGGTGCAGAGGCGGGGCGTGGAGCGGCGCCGCGCGATGGTCGATGCGGCGATCGCGCTCTTCGCGCGGAACGGTGTACGGGGCACGGGCGTCGCCGCCGTCGCCGAGCGCGCCGGGGTCACCGCGTCCGCCCTGATCCACCACTTCGGCAGCAAGGACGGCCTGCTGCGGGCCGTACTGGAGGAGGCGGACCGGCGGGCCCTGGAGCGGCTGTCCGCCACCCCGGCGGCGCGGCCGACCGTACGGGAGGCGTTCGACTGGCTCGTACGGGACGTGGAGCACACGGCGGCCGCCGAGCGGGAGCTGGCCGCGCTGCACACGACGCTGACCGCGGAGAACCTGGAGCCGGGCGCGGCGCTGCACATCTGGTTCCGCGACCGCAACAGGGCGCTGCGGGCGCGGCTGGCGGAGGTGTTCCGGCGGGCCGTCGCGGACGGTTCGGCACGCGCGGACCTGCCGGTGGAGATTCTGGCGGCGGAGGCGGCGGCGTTCCTGGAGGGCGTCCGTCTGCTGTGGCTGCTGGACCCGGAGAGGGTGGACCCGGCCGCCGTGAGCCGGGGCTATTTCGACGCACTGGCGGCCCGCGTCGAGGGGACGGCGCCGGGCGGCTGA